In Acholeplasma equirhinis, the following proteins share a genomic window:
- the yfmH gene encoding EF-P 5-aminopentanol modification-associated protein YfmH, which yields MNIKIFNHTPEIIKLKNGLNVHLIYEKTKVNYAQFDIPLGSYYLKYKTGDESYDITPGLPHFLEHQMFQMPEGDAFKKLSSLGVSANALTTYRQTSYTMNGSFNFIESLMYLIDVIETPYFTKESVENEKKIIKEEIMMYDDDKETITTQKLYDMMFWVHPILHDILGTVEDIKKIDKEQLETVYHHFYKSPNRQLIICGDLDFDDLKQRLYEKDYVLDQKVPEIIKVKEPSKVKIQEDKLFIDIAMPGLLLGVKYNLSKDDEISLFKTEMSILFLMQMLFGNQSEFAEKLIADGYINDGFQMNVTMEDETMIFIMDNQADDPEKLAELITDYLFNEGLNALNEKNFNTLKRAYLGSYIMALDDIENRLFLYGKYHLNGISLEDAIKYLNDFILDDILSLYYALSMEFISKLYVFPKI from the coding sequence ATGAATATCAAGATCTTTAATCACACCCCAGAAATCATCAAATTGAAGAATGGCTTAAATGTTCATTTAATATATGAAAAGACTAAAGTAAATTATGCTCAATTTGATATACCACTTGGTTCATACTACCTTAAATATAAAACAGGTGATGAATCCTATGATATCACACCTGGACTGCCGCATTTTCTAGAACATCAAATGTTTCAAATGCCAGAAGGTGATGCATTTAAAAAGTTATCATCTTTAGGTGTTTCTGCAAATGCATTAACAACTTACCGTCAAACAAGTTACACCATGAATGGTAGTTTCAACTTCATAGAATCTTTAATGTATTTGATTGATGTCATTGAAACACCTTATTTTACAAAAGAATCAGTTGAAAATGAAAAGAAAATCATCAAAGAAGAAATTATGATGTATGATGATGATAAAGAAACCATTACGACTCAAAAACTTTATGATATGATGTTTTGGGTACACCCAATACTTCATGATATCTTAGGTACAGTTGAAGATATAAAAAAAATAGATAAAGAACAGTTAGAAACTGTCTATCACCATTTTTATAAATCTCCTAATCGACAATTAATCATATGTGGTGATTTAGATTTTGATGATTTAAAACAAAGACTTTATGAAAAAGACTATGTCTTAGATCAAAAAGTTCCAGAAATTATCAAAGTTAAAGAACCTTCAAAAGTTAAAATTCAAGAAGATAAGCTATTTATTGATATTGCAATGCCTGGTTTATTATTAGGTGTTAAATATAACCTTTCAAAAGATGATGAAATATCACTTTTTAAAACAGAGATGTCGATTTTATTCTTGATGCAAATGCTCTTTGGTAATCAATCAGAATTTGCAGAAAAACTGATTGCAGATGGATATATTAATGATGGATTTCAAATGAATGTCACGATGGAAGATGAAACCATGATCTTTATTATGGACAATCAAGCAGATGACCCTGAAAAATTAGCAGAGTTAATCACAGATTACCTCTTTAATGAAGGTTTGAATGCTTTAAATGAGAAAAACTTTAACACATTGAAACGTGCATATTTAGGTAGTTATATTATGGCACTTGATGATATTGAAAACAGATTATTCTTATATGGCAAATATCATTTAAATGGTATTTCATTAGAAGATGCAATTAAATACTTAAACGATTTTATACTTGATGACATACTTTCACTTTATTATGCATTAAGTATGGAATTTATCTCAAAATTATATGTTTTTCCTAAAATCTAA
- a CDS encoding M16 family metallopeptidase, protein MTFIQDDTFKTIHVSFYFLEKLKKDTIPYRFLLTRLLTSYTKSYPTKKQLIEAFANLYGMYVSNQVFMLGEYQILRFTFVLPNPKFIDDQNYINDIVSLLKETFFEREMFEPSQFNEVKRFCLEYIQTRKDRKFEYAKEQFMAHTFLNHPYGLPIYGTQDTIKSIDVEDLYNYYKGDFKDNILKIYVSGDISDQFRHALESISIYETQDATLEVNIPNITKPLTNHEEEISMHQAMIFLGFSLPIERKDKLYTASQLASLILGGYPESILFKRIRETLGLAYEVDSHFEYDKKYLFIYAGVNLEQKDYAFDEMIEIINNFQFDGPSEKELSDAKIYLKSQILSSLDQQQSLIPRKFLSDLYQVEQPLEETLSRIDRVTVEDIRQVLQKLELKTTYTLMGDQNEYQDL, encoded by the coding sequence ATGACATTTATTCAAGATGATACATTTAAAACGATACACGTATCCTTCTACTTTTTAGAGAAATTAAAAAAAGATACGATACCGTATCGTTTTTTATTGACAAGATTACTAACTTCATACACAAAATCTTATCCGACAAAAAAACAATTGATTGAAGCATTCGCAAACCTTTATGGTATGTATGTTTCTAATCAAGTTTTTATGCTTGGTGAGTATCAAATTTTAAGATTTACCTTTGTTCTACCAAATCCTAAATTCATTGATGATCAAAATTATATCAACGATATTGTCTCACTTTTAAAAGAAACATTCTTTGAAAGAGAAATGTTTGAGCCATCGCAATTTAATGAAGTTAAAAGATTTTGTTTAGAATATATTCAAACACGTAAAGATCGTAAATTTGAGTATGCTAAAGAACAATTTATGGCACACACTTTTCTTAATCATCCATATGGATTACCTATTTATGGAACTCAAGATACGATTAAATCAATTGATGTAGAAGACCTCTACAATTACTATAAAGGTGATTTTAAAGATAATATTTTAAAGATTTATGTCTCTGGTGATATTTCAGATCAGTTTCGCCATGCATTAGAAAGTATTTCTATCTATGAAACACAAGATGCAACATTAGAAGTCAATATTCCTAATATTACAAAACCTTTAACAAATCATGAAGAAGAAATTTCTATGCATCAAGCAATGATATTCTTAGGCTTTTCACTACCAATTGAAAGAAAAGATAAATTATATACAGCAAGCCAACTTGCAAGTTTAATTCTTGGTGGATATCCTGAAAGTATTTTATTTAAACGTATCAGAGAAACACTTGGACTTGCATATGAGGTTGATAGTCACTTTGAATACGATAAAAAGTATTTATTCATCTATGCAGGTGTTAATCTTGAACAAAAAGATTATGCTTTTGATGAAATGATAGAAATCATTAATAATTTCCAATTTGATGGTCCATCTGAAAAAGAGTTAAGTGATGCAAAAATTTATTTAAAATCTCAAATACTTTCTTCACTTGACCAACAACAATCCTTAATTCCAAGAAAGTTTTTATCTGATTTATATCAAGTTGAACAACCTTTAGAAGAAACACTTTCTCGTATTGATCGTGTCACAGTAGAAGATATTAGACAAGTATTACAAAAACTAGAATTAAAAACAACTTATACGTTAATGGGGGATCAAAATGAATATCAAGATCTTTAA
- the deoD gene encoding purine-nucleoside phosphorylase: protein MATPHIELNDKSLIAKVVLMPGDPLRAKYIADTYLKDVVQINGVRNMFGFTGTYKGKRITVMGSGMGMPSIGIYSYELFKFYDVDTIIRIGSVGAYTKDLALYDVVLATSAWSESTYAKTMGVSSKKKLQSTKSVNRAIRNSAKKLGIPLHEGTIHSSDVFYRINGDEYKNIHDKYGCMCVEMESFALFANAMATGKNAACLLTISDSLVTHEATSAEERQNAFTRMMEIALNAKL from the coding sequence ATGGCAACACCACATATTGAGTTAAATGATAAATCTTTAATCGCAAAAGTCGTATTAATGCCTGGAGATCCGCTTCGTGCGAAATATATTGCAGATACATATTTAAAAGACGTTGTACAAATCAACGGTGTTAGAAATATGTTTGGATTCACTGGAACTTATAAAGGTAAAAGAATAACTGTCATGGGTTCTGGTATGGGTATGCCTTCAATTGGTATTTATTCATACGAACTATTTAAGTTCTATGATGTTGATACAATCATTCGTATCGGTTCAGTAGGTGCATATACAAAAGATTTAGCACTTTATGATGTTGTACTTGCAACATCTGCTTGGAGTGAATCAACATATGCAAAAACTATGGGTGTTTCTTCTAAGAAGAAATTACAATCAACAAAATCAGTAAATCGTGCAATTAGAAACTCTGCTAAGAAATTAGGTATTCCTCTACATGAAGGTACAATTCATTCATCAGATGTTTTCTACCGCATCAATGGTGATGAATATAAAAATATTCATGATAAATATGGTTGCATGTGTGTTGAAATGGAAAGCTTTGCATTATTTGCAAATGCCATGGCAACAGGTAAAAATGCTGCTTGTTTATTAACAATTTCTGACTCACTTGTTACACATGAAGCAACATCAGCTGAAGAACGTCAAAATGCATTTACTCGTATGATGGAGATTGCTCTTAACGCTAAATTATGA
- the deoC gene encoding deoxyribose-phosphate aldolase: MNLNQYIDHTKLGPTVSLAQIDQLIAEAIKYQFKSVCVSPVWVKYAKEKLASTNVLVCTVVGFPHGTSTTKVKIYETKEAVKDGADEIDMVVHVADVKAQNKKAISKEIKGIVKAAAGRTVKVIIETAYLEKKEITSVSKLAIKAGAHFVKTSTGYAPSGANVTDVKLMKKVVGDAGEIKASGGIRSMEDAKAMIEAGATRLGTSSGVSLMEGEKINGNTTY; this comes from the coding sequence ATGAATTTAAATCAATACATTGACCATACTAAACTTGGTCCAACTGTATCATTAGCTCAAATTGATCAATTAATTGCAGAAGCAATCAAATATCAATTTAAGAGTGTTTGTGTATCACCTGTATGGGTTAAATATGCAAAAGAAAAATTAGCAAGTACAAACGTTTTAGTTTGTACAGTCGTCGGATTCCCACATGGCACTTCAACAACTAAGGTTAAAATCTATGAAACTAAAGAAGCAGTAAAAGATGGTGCGGATGAAATCGATATGGTTGTCCATGTTGCTGATGTAAAAGCACAAAATAAAAAAGCAATCTCAAAAGAAATTAAAGGTATAGTTAAAGCTGCAGCAGGAAGAACTGTGAAAGTTATCATTGAAACAGCATACTTAGAAAAAAAAGAAATCACTTCTGTATCAAAACTAGCTATAAAAGCTGGTGCACATTTTGTTAAAACATCAACCGGATATGCTCCAAGTGGTGCAAATGTTACAGATGTTAAATTAATGAAAAAAGTCGTAGGTGATGCAGGTGAAATTAAAGCATCCGGTGGTATTCGTTCAATGGAAGATGCAAAAGCAATGATTGAAGCTGGTGCAACAAGACTTGGTACATCATCTGGCGTGAGCTTAATGGAAGGAGAAAAAATTAATGGCAACACCACATATTGA
- a CDS encoding nucleoside deaminase produces the protein MNKFMRQAINEAKKGIDHVHGGPFGAVVVKDGVVIAKGHNTVLKDNDPTAHGEVNAIRKATKKLKSFDLTGCEIYTTGEPCPMCLGAILWANIDKVYFGANIDDTEKIGFRDSVFYEIANGKKEQILQELDRKAVLKLYQYYLDKEHRPNY, from the coding sequence ATGAATAAATTTATGCGTCAAGCGATCAACGAAGCGAAAAAAGGTATTGATCATGTTCATGGTGGACCTTTTGGTGCAGTCGTTGTTAAAGATGGTGTTGTGATTGCAAAAGGTCATAACACAGTGTTAAAAGATAATGACCCAACTGCACATGGTGAAGTGAACGCCATTAGAAAAGCAACAAAAAAATTGAAATCATTTGACCTTACTGGTTGTGAGATTTATACAACCGGTGAACCTTGTCCAATGTGTTTAGGTGCAATCCTATGGGCTAATATTGATAAGGTTTATTTTGGTGCAAATATTGATGATACCGAAAAAATCGGCTTCAGAGATTCTGTATTTTATGAAATTGCAAATGGTAAGAAGGAACAAATCTTACAAGAATTAGATAGAAAAGCTGTATTAAAACTTTATCAATACTATTTAGATAAAGAACATCGTCCAAACTATTAA
- the surE gene encoding 5'/3'-nucleotidase SurE, which yields MNILIVNDDGINAEGLKLLTKAAAHHGTVYVAAPKHQQSAKSASITIKGPIEVTEVEPLFGSVRSIAVDGYPADAVRAGLKIFDQEFDLVLSGINHGCNIAHDVQYSGTVGAAFEAAILGLPAIAFSAADINLSYVYDETVKLLDEIIENKLYHEADVLNVNYPHYNFQKVLGTKITKLGKRLQHLEFMKTDKPNMYNLSHSIMKIVEDDTSDVYAYENGYVSITPIKFDRTDYKKIEKILK from the coding sequence ATGAATATTTTAATCGTAAATGATGATGGAATTAATGCAGAAGGTTTAAAATTGTTAACTAAGGCAGCAGCACATCACGGTACTGTGTATGTTGCAGCTCCAAAACATCAACAAAGTGCAAAAAGTGCATCGATTACAATCAAAGGACCTATAGAAGTTACCGAGGTTGAACCACTTTTCGGTTCAGTTCGTTCAATTGCTGTAGATGGTTATCCAGCAGATGCAGTAAGAGCAGGTCTAAAAATATTTGATCAAGAATTTGATTTAGTTTTATCTGGTATTAATCATGGATGTAATATTGCACATGATGTGCAATATTCTGGTACTGTCGGTGCTGCGTTTGAAGCTGCAATTTTAGGTCTACCTGCAATTGCATTTTCTGCTGCTGATATCAACCTATCTTACGTTTATGATGAAACAGTAAAACTTTTAGATGAAATCATTGAAAATAAACTTTATCACGAAGCTGATGTTTTAAACGTCAATTACCCGCATTATAATTTCCAAAAGGTGTTAGGAACTAAAATTACAAAATTAGGTAAAAGACTTCAACATTTGGAGTTTATGAAAACAGATAAACCAAACATGTATAATCTTTCACATTCAATTATGAAAATTGTTGAAGATGACACATCAGATGTTTATGCCTATGAAAATGGGTATGTTTCAATCACTCCAATTAAGTTTGATCGTACAGATTACAAAAAAATTGAAAAGATTCTTAAGTAG